In Dermacentor andersoni chromosome 4, qqDerAnde1_hic_scaffold, whole genome shotgun sequence, the following proteins share a genomic window:
- the LOC126536824 gene encoding Na(+)/citrate cotransporter-like, whose protein sequence is MLVTMFMSMWIPNTASASIMVPIVMAVLDQIQVITKEAEVTLVSPMKSPDRPAGQVVEEALRHDNELHITQMRKVMLLSVAYAANIGGTGSVIGTPPNLILQAMYAKHFKQDDLTFLAWMLYNVPPMLACTFLAWVYTQWIVAKLTPKGTERESREKIKQELERHYNNLGPLKFQEAAVLLLTCILIFLWLTQNPRIVPGWASLFPYGKDITSCVPAVLITILMFVVPKDPLRGSKSLGLLTWEEANSKVHWGVVLIICGGMTLAEASKVSGLSTILVSKLRGLNVMPSYVVVSILCFSASMLTEFTSNTAISAIMLPIVFEMAVALEVHPLYFAIPVTIACSFSFMLPAATPPNAIVFEMGNFKVSDMASPGFLMNMVCVSVELVCIHTLGPLVFGVQNYPAWAAHNATEKPALSG, encoded by the exons TGACGCTTGTCAGTCCCATGAAGTCCCCAGATCGCCCTGCTGGCCAGGTCGTTGAAGAGGCGCTTCG ACATGACAACGAGCTGCATATAACCCAGATGCGCAAGGTGATGCTGCTGTCGGTCGCCTACGCCGCCAACATCGGCGGCACAGGATCGGTGATCGGCACGCCACCCAATCTGATCTTGCAGGCGATGTACGCTAA GCACTTCAAGCAAGACGACCTCACCTTCCTGGCGTGGATGCTATACAACGTGCCACCAATGCTTGCCTGCACTTTCCTGGCGTGGGTCTACACACAGTGGATCGTGGCCAAACTCAC ACCCAAGGGCACGGAACGAGAAAGTCGCGAGAAGATCAAGCAGGAGCTTGAGCGCCACTACAACAACCTTGGACCGCTCAA GTTCCAGGAGGCGGCAGTGCTGTTGCTCACCTGCATCCTGATATTTCTCTGGCTCACGCAAAACCCCCGAATTGTCCCCGGTTGGGCAAGCCTGTTCCCGTACGGCAA AGACATCACGTCGTGCGTGCCGGCGGTGCTCATTACCATCTTGATGTTCGTGGTGCCCAAGGACCCACTGCGCGGGTCCAAGAGCCTAGGCCTCCTCACCTGGGAGGAGGCCAATTCCAAAGTTCACTGGGGAGTCGTGCTCATTATATGCGGTGGCATGACTCTTGCCGAGGCTTCCAAG GTGTCGGGTCTGTCCACGATTCTGGTGAGCAAGCTGCGCGGCCTGAACGTGATGCCGAGCTACGTGGTGGTGTCCATCCTCTGCTTCTCCGCCTCCATGCTCACCGAATTCACCAGCAACACGGCCATCAGCGCCATCATGCTACCCATCGTGTTTGAGATG GCCGTGGCGCTCGAAGTACACCCGCTGTACTTCGCCATACCGGTGACCATCGCCTGCTCGTTCTCATTCATGCTTCCGGCGGCAACGCCGCCAAACGCCATTGTTTTCGAGATGGGGAACTTCAAGGTGTCCGACATG GCGTCTCCGGGCTTCCTCATGAACATGGTGTGCGTCAGCGTGGAGCTCGTCTGCATCCACACGCTGGGGCCGCTCGTATTCGGCGTGCAGAATTACCCGGCGTGGGCGGCGCACAACGCGACCGAGAAGCCGGCGCTGTCCGGTTGA